GCCGGCGCAGTGGAGATCGCCGACCGGCAGCTGCGGGCGGTGCTCGTACCCCGGTTGCAGGTCTTCACGCTCGACAGCGGGACCACCGCGGAGGCCGCCCGGCTGGTGCTGGCCGCCACCGGCCACTCCCGGGCCCCGGTGGTCCGGCACGGCGGCCTGGACGAGGCGGTCGGCGTGATCCACCTGCGTGACCTGGTCGGCGTGCCCGACGACCGGCCGGTCGACGAGATCGCCCGCCCGCCCATGCTGCTGCCCGACTCGCTGCCGGTGGTCGACGCGCTGCGCCAGTTCAAGGCCGAGCGGCAGCACATCGCCCTGGTGGTCGACGAGCGCGGCGCGGTCGACGGGATCGTCACCCTGGAGGACATCCTGGAGGAGATCGTCGGCGAGATCTACGACGAGACCGACCGGGACCTCAGCTCGGTACGCACCGACCCCGACGGCACGCTGGTGCTGCCGGGCACCTTCCCCGTGCACGACCTGCCGAACCTGCGGATGGAGCTGCCCGGCCGGCCGACCGGCGACTACACCACCATCGCCGGGCTGGTGCTCACCTGCCTCGGGCACATCCCCACGGTGCCGGGGGAGAGCGTCACCGTCGACGGCTGGGAGCTGGCCGTGGCCGGCATCGACCACCACGCCATCACCGAGGTACGGGCCCGCCGCGCCGCCACGGCCGAGGAGACCGCCGACACCGACCTGCCGGTGCTGGACGAGGCCCGCAGCTGACCGCAGCCCGGACGCGACCGATCGCGCTCCGGGCTCAGTCCCGGTCCGGGCGCGGCGTGCCGAACGGGAACCCCGGCACCGGGG
The Micromonospora sp. R77 DNA segment above includes these coding regions:
- a CDS encoding hemolysin family protein is translated as MQSYWSQLALVGVLVIVNAVFAGSEMALVSLRDSQLQRLERTSRAGRTLARLAKDPNRFLATIQIGITLAGFLASAAAAVSLAKPLVPLLGFFGEAAETVAIVAVTLVLTFVTLVFGELAPKRIAMQSAERWALMVAKPLDLLATFTRPAVWALGATSDLVVRLVGLNPKHEPEEIGPDELRDIVAGNHGFTKEQRTIIAGAVEIADRQLRAVLVPRLQVFTLDSGTTAEAARLVLAATGHSRAPVVRHGGLDEAVGVIHLRDLVGVPDDRPVDEIARPPMLLPDSLPVVDALRQFKAERQHIALVVDERGAVDGIVTLEDILEEIVGEIYDETDRDLSSVRTDPDGTLVLPGTFPVHDLPNLRMELPGRPTGDYTTIAGLVLTCLGHIPTVPGESVTVDGWELAVAGIDHHAITEVRARRAATAEETADTDLPVLDEARS